One window of the Kallotenue papyrolyticum genome contains the following:
- a CDS encoding NHL repeat-containing protein → MPRLQYAGRIHAYVFLALMLVGRFVLPGAHPTATATGFATFGDEDRSAELAAEVVHQRYQFNTPTTVTYDQDTLTSNPATARIYVADVGNYKIRVFDLSGRQIGQLDDQDTLRAADSPATSTPQIKAPLGIYFLSKAEALDDRLAGLYVNDIGSHRIHFYRTDSSNPDTFYYVNSFGQEGSGGGTDLKLPRNLVVTPSGFAYVSDEFNHRVKGFRLDPHTYTAQLVTTLGWTDASGNYVPAGPIIRGVDKNYGTDSTMYDDYVGAPDKLHGFRIPQGLTYWRSPDGTREYLFVCDNGNNRIKIYEINQSSGALTLVDMLGYFKSGSSADHLKRPRGVRTDRRGNLYVADTFNGRILKFPNLASSGSGTVRYRASLSSDATVSWAYGRLGIHQVEMRTPATALTEDAAFQLPNDIVPLQTASGTWYTEDVWAWGTFYSGAPVVLVSDSGNHRIKKCWIAPDHSRILRCSVSETVGGAPHHEFWGHPRTLSGQLHAVGGMRLLPSTGTQSNVLLVSDTPNTRINMYGSTGQYLGLFSGSTIGYGVTGLDVYQPTVGGNPYEVGVLVASDASLPYPYTGDSSLRIYDEAGSYDSVYNLTYRTSGRSVPAIAFTNDNYPVAVDIRLENSSNAIFGVYVTSHLGYVWKFAYNRSARTLSVAWVKGGPDTTKGSDSGANWSLGVNFFKEGAAGTFDQIQDVVAHGDRVYVVDRRNQRIQVLNSSTGAYIGKIGEGGGTYDHPASINATEFFLPVGVDYDAANGDLLVGDGFNMIARAYDNPAASVPDSTGQIKPPFLGYWLDPHLGTRPGGLFSAEHVTSGNGKIFINALISNRITAFDYNARTPAP, encoded by the coding sequence ATGCCTCGACTCCAGTATGCAGGCCGCATCCACGCGTATGTCTTCCTCGCCCTCATGCTGGTTGGCAGATTTGTGCTGCCGGGTGCCCACCCGACCGCCACCGCCACGGGATTCGCCACCTTTGGGGACGAAGATCGGTCGGCGGAGCTGGCCGCAGAAGTCGTCCACCAGCGCTACCAGTTCAACACGCCCACCACCGTCACCTACGATCAGGACACCCTGACCAGCAACCCTGCCACGGCGCGGATCTATGTCGCGGATGTCGGTAACTACAAGATCCGCGTCTTCGATCTCTCCGGGCGGCAGATCGGCCAGCTCGACGACCAGGATACGCTGCGTGCGGCGGATAGCCCAGCCACCTCCACGCCGCAGATCAAGGCGCCGCTCGGCATCTACTTCCTGTCGAAGGCCGAGGCGCTCGACGATCGCCTGGCCGGGCTGTATGTCAACGATATCGGCAGCCATCGCATCCACTTCTACCGCACCGATAGCTCGAATCCCGATACGTTCTACTACGTCAATTCCTTCGGGCAAGAGGGAAGCGGGGGCGGCACCGATCTGAAGCTTCCCCGCAATCTCGTCGTGACGCCTAGCGGTTTCGCCTACGTATCCGACGAATTCAATCATCGCGTCAAGGGCTTTCGCCTCGATCCGCATACCTACACTGCCCAGCTGGTGACGACCCTGGGCTGGACCGATGCGAGCGGGAACTATGTACCGGCGGGGCCGATTATTCGCGGTGTGGACAAGAATTACGGCACCGACTCGACGATGTACGACGACTACGTAGGTGCGCCGGACAAGCTCCACGGCTTTCGGATTCCGCAGGGTCTGACCTACTGGCGATCGCCCGACGGCACGCGCGAGTATCTGTTTGTCTGCGATAATGGCAACAATCGCATCAAGATCTACGAGATCAACCAGAGTAGCGGCGCGCTCACGCTGGTTGATATGCTGGGCTACTTCAAGAGCGGCAGTAGCGCGGACCATCTGAAGCGACCACGGGGCGTGCGCACCGATCGGCGCGGGAATCTCTATGTCGCCGACACCTTCAACGGGCGTATTCTCAAGTTCCCCAACCTGGCATCGTCCGGCTCTGGGACGGTCAGGTATCGCGCATCGCTGAGCAGCGACGCGACGGTGAGCTGGGCCTACGGACGGCTCGGCATCCACCAGGTTGAAATGCGGACACCCGCGACGGCGCTAACGGAGGACGCGGCCTTCCAGCTTCCGAACGATATCGTGCCGTTGCAGACGGCGAGCGGCACATGGTACACCGAGGACGTCTGGGCCTGGGGAACTTTCTACAGTGGAGCACCGGTCGTGCTCGTTAGCGATTCGGGCAATCATCGCATCAAGAAATGCTGGATCGCGCCCGACCACTCGCGCATCCTACGCTGCTCAGTCTCAGAAACTGTCGGCGGTGCGCCCCACCATGAGTTCTGGGGGCATCCACGCACACTCAGCGGACAACTCCATGCCGTGGGTGGCATGAGGCTGCTGCCGAGCACGGGCACCCAAAGCAACGTGCTGCTGGTCAGCGATACGCCGAACACCCGCATCAACATGTACGGCAGCACTGGCCAGTATCTGGGGCTCTTCTCGGGCAGTACCATCGGCTATGGCGTCACCGGGCTTGACGTGTACCAGCCGACCGTCGGGGGCAACCCCTATGAGGTTGGGGTATTGGTGGCGTCGGATGCCTCGCTGCCCTATCCCTACACCGGCGACAGCTCGCTGCGCATCTATGACGAAGCCGGCAGCTACGACAGCGTGTATAACCTGACCTACCGGACGTCGGGCCGGAGCGTCCCGGCGATCGCCTTCACCAACGACAACTATCCTGTGGCAGTCGACATTCGCCTGGAGAACAGCAGCAACGCCATCTTCGGCGTGTACGTAACTAGCCACCTCGGCTACGTGTGGAAGTTCGCATACAACCGCTCAGCTCGCACGCTCAGTGTGGCCTGGGTCAAGGGCGGGCCGGACACAACCAAGGGGTCGGATAGCGGAGCGAATTGGTCGTTGGGCGTCAATTTCTTCAAGGAAGGCGCGGCCGGTACATTCGACCAGATTCAGGATGTGGTCGCACACGGCGACCGCGTCTACGTCGTCGATCGGCGTAATCAGCGCATTCAGGTGCTGAACAGCAGCACCGGAGCCTACATTGGTAAGATCGGCGAGGGCGGTGGTACGTACGATCATCCAGCATCGATCAACGCCACCGAGTTCTTCCTGCCAGTCGGGGTCGACTACGACGCGGCCAACGGCGACCTGCTGGTTGGCGACGGCTTCAACATGATCGCCCGCGCCTACGATAATCCGGCTGCCTCTGTGCCCGATAGCACAGGGCAGATCAAGCCACCCTTCCTTGGCTACTGGCTCGATCCGCACCTGGGCACGCGACCGGGCGGGCTCTTTTCGGCCGAGCATGTGACGAGCGGCAACGGCAAGATCTTCATCAATGCGCTAATCTCGAACCGCATCACCGCATTCGATTACAATGCGCGTACGCCGGCACCATAG